The following are encoded in a window of Salinigranum halophilum genomic DNA:
- a CDS encoding long-chain-fatty-acid--CoA ligase has translation MEKPLLVTDFLDRARRHYADQEAVLATTGERYTYAELGDRVDGFAAALQSRGIEKGDRVAVLDPNTHYHLEAAYASFECGAVHTPLNYRLVASDFEYILNDAGVKAIYADYDYADKIEAVRDEVPTEVFITNDTEKVDGDWLSFDDLVEEEGTHERPEMHEDEIVTINYTSGTTGDPKGVCRTHRTETIHAYLVSIHQEITDGDVYYWTLPMFHVNGWGHIYAVTGLGARHVCTRGVDAEHIFESIRNEDVSYLCAAPTVLKLLMEYYEEHDPEPTGANPVRVATAGAAPPEATIRAVEDEFGWYLKHVYGATETGPLITTSDTKRLFDPDSDSRFAVKKKQGIGYLGTEVRVVDEDGNDVPRDGTTIGEIVVRGNQVMDGYWEKPEATEEAFNDRVEGYYHMGDLAAMDEHGMLIIQDRKKDIIISGGENISSLELEDTLFDHPQVGDVAVIPAPSDEWGEVPKAFVVPKSGDPNDPGTSESELVEFCRERIATYKVPKEIEFVKALPKTATGKIQKYELREQEWEDEDRMVGQG, from the coding sequence ATGGAGAAACCACTCCTCGTGACCGACTTTCTGGACCGGGCGCGACGACACTACGCCGACCAGGAAGCGGTACTCGCGACGACCGGTGAACGCTACACGTACGCGGAACTCGGCGACCGGGTCGACGGGTTCGCCGCCGCGCTCCAGTCCCGTGGTATCGAGAAGGGCGACCGCGTGGCCGTCTTGGACCCGAACACGCACTACCACCTCGAAGCGGCCTACGCCTCCTTCGAGTGTGGCGCGGTCCACACACCGCTGAACTACCGACTGGTGGCGAGCGACTTCGAGTACATCCTGAACGACGCCGGCGTGAAGGCCATCTACGCCGACTACGACTACGCGGACAAGATCGAGGCGGTCCGCGACGAGGTGCCCACCGAGGTGTTCATCACGAACGACACCGAGAAGGTCGACGGCGACTGGCTGTCGTTCGACGACCTCGTCGAGGAGGAGGGGACTCACGAGCGCCCCGAGATGCACGAAGACGAGATCGTCACCATCAACTACACCTCGGGGACGACCGGCGACCCGAAGGGCGTCTGCCGCACCCACCGGACCGAGACCATCCACGCGTACCTCGTCAGCATCCACCAGGAGATCACCGACGGCGACGTCTACTACTGGACGCTCCCGATGTTCCACGTCAACGGCTGGGGTCACATCTACGCCGTCACGGGGCTGGGCGCGCGCCACGTCTGCACCCGTGGGGTCGACGCCGAACACATCTTCGAGTCCATCCGGAACGAGGACGTCTCGTACCTCTGTGCCGCGCCGACGGTGCTGAAACTGCTGATGGAGTACTACGAGGAACACGACCCCGAACCGACGGGCGCGAACCCGGTGCGCGTCGCAACGGCCGGTGCGGCCCCGCCGGAAGCGACCATCCGCGCGGTCGAAGACGAGTTCGGCTGGTACCTGAAACACGTCTACGGCGCGACCGAGACGGGGCCGCTCATCACCACCTCCGACACGAAGCGGCTGTTCGACCCCGACTCCGACTCCCGGTTCGCGGTCAAGAAGAAGCAGGGAATCGGCTACCTCGGGACCGAGGTTCGCGTCGTCGACGAGGACGGCAACGACGTGCCCAGAGACGGCACGACCATCGGGGAGATCGTCGTCCGCGGCAACCAGGTGATGGACGGCTACTGGGAGAAACCCGAAGCCACCGAGGAGGCGTTCAACGACCGCGTCGAGGGGTACTACCACATGGGCGACCTCGCCGCGATGGACGAACACGGGATGCTCATCATCCAGGACCGCAAGAAGGACATCATCATCTCCGGCGGGGAGAACATCTCGTCGCTCGAACTGGAAGACACCCTGTTCGACCACCCCCAGGTCGGCGACGTCGCGGTCATCCCCGCACCCTCCGACGAGTGGGGCGAGGTCCCGAAGGCGTTCGTCGTCCCGAAGAGCGGCGACCCGAACGACCCCGGCACCTCGGAGTCCGAACTCGTCGAGTTCTGCCGTGAGCGCATCGCGACGTACAAGGTGCCCAAAGAGATCGAGTTCGTGAAGGCGCTTCCGAAGACCGCGACCGGGAAAATCCAGAAGTACGAACTCCGCGAGCAGGAGTGGGAAGACGAAGACCGGATGGTCGGCCAGGGATAG
- a CDS encoding P-loop NTPase, with the protein MRMGNGVVFAVAGSKGGVGKTTTSINLSTVLSETGYDVVLVELDLAMANVGDFLDIDVRLEGEDPTLHEVLGGTVSVVDATYDAPGGFDVLPSGATLRGFVNADVDAMPGVLETLRFAYDVVVLDTGAGVMPSAVLALALADETVLVSSPRVASVRDTKKTRDLTRQVGGSVAGVVFVRSGTGRSPGVDHIADFLSVDLLGHVPEDTAVADAQDTGRPVVVAERDSDAAAAYRALGERVAERVDALGATRSTVLSADRLDGEGSGFAFVDSTEEDEGDVDADDTDDVDTKPEVRPTGVVTEATNGRPENGTTAASSSIRTNGEDAGPRTTAVHDADAVTDEAGTAPPETTGRVISAISDDRDPDDDEHEDEGDVDPGTVGSEDIDGDDAERVDPDGGASADVADRTTASARPGDDEETDAPTTASDDAESATTAAGDDTGGLTDADDDTGAPVPGDDDIETVASDGAAAVGTRDTDADADADADEARNTEDDAAASTRSTPRRFIDRAIDLVDRRND; encoded by the coding sequence ATGCGCATGGGTAACGGGGTGGTGTTCGCGGTGGCGGGGTCGAAAGGAGGTGTCGGGAAGACGACGACCAGTATCAATCTCAGTACGGTTCTGTCCGAGACGGGCTACGACGTCGTCCTCGTCGAACTCGACCTGGCGATGGCCAACGTCGGCGACTTTCTGGACATCGACGTCCGACTCGAGGGGGAAGACCCGACGCTGCACGAGGTGCTGGGTGGGACGGTGAGTGTGGTAGACGCCACCTACGACGCGCCAGGTGGCTTCGACGTGCTGCCGAGCGGGGCGACGCTCCGAGGGTTCGTGAACGCCGACGTCGACGCGATGCCGGGCGTCCTCGAGACCCTCCGGTTCGCGTACGACGTGGTGGTCCTCGACACCGGCGCGGGGGTGATGCCGAGCGCCGTCCTCGCGCTCGCACTCGCCGACGAGACGGTGTTGGTCTCGTCGCCGCGCGTCGCGTCCGTCCGCGACACGAAGAAGACGCGCGACCTCACACGACAGGTCGGTGGGAGCGTCGCCGGCGTCGTCTTCGTCAGGTCCGGGACCGGCCGGTCGCCCGGCGTCGACCACATCGCCGACTTCCTCTCCGTGGACCTGCTCGGACACGTCCCGGAGGACACCGCCGTCGCGGACGCCCAGGACACCGGACGGCCGGTTGTCGTCGCCGAGCGCGACAGCGACGCCGCGGCGGCGTATCGAGCCCTCGGCGAGCGCGTCGCGGAGCGGGTCGACGCCCTCGGTGCGACCAGGTCGACGGTCCTCTCTGCGGACAGGCTCGACGGCGAAGGGAGCGGCTTCGCGTTCGTCGATAGCACCGAAGAGGACGAGGGCGACGTGGACGCCGACGACACGGACGATGTCGACACGAAACCCGAGGTGCGGCCAACGGGCGTCGTCACCGAAGCGACGAACGGTCGACCGGAGAACGGGACGACGGCCGCTTCCTCGTCGATCCGGACGAACGGGGAGGACGCCGGGCCACGTACGACGGCGGTCCACGACGCGGACGCCGTCACCGATGAGGCGGGAACGGCTCCGCCCGAGACGACTGGCCGAGTGATATCCGCCATCTCCGACGACAGGGACCCGGACGACGACGAGCACGAAGACGAGGGCGATGTCGACCCCGGCACCGTCGGAAGCGAGGACATCGACGGTGACGACGCCGAGCGGGTTGACCCCGACGGCGGCGCGTCCGCCGACGTGGCCGACCGGACGACGGCGTCCGCTCGTCCCGGAGACGACGAAGAGACGGACGCACCCACCACAGCGTCCGACGACGCGGAATCGGCCACGACAGCGGCCGGCGATGACACGGGAGGGCTCACCGACGCGGACGATGACACGGGGGCGCCAGTCCCCGGGGACGACGACATCGAGACGGTCGCGTCGGACGGTGCCGCTGCTGTGGGGACGCGAGATACGGACGCAGACGCGGACGCGGACGCAGACGAAGCACGGAACACCGAAGACGACGCTGCGGCGTCGACGCGCTCGACGCCGCGACGGTTCATCGACCGGGCGATCGACCTCGTCGACCGCCGGAACGACTGA
- the acs gene encoding acetate--CoA ligase: MSEGDAELEARLAEQEEFEPPEAFVEQANVSDPDIYDEFEENWPDCWESAADLLDWYEGYDQVLDDSNPPFYEWFTGGKLNVSHNCLDRHLDERGDEAAIEWVGEPVEEDDITYTYEELHREVNEFAAALKEMGVGEDDVVTMYMPMIPELPIAMLACARIGAPHSVVFAGFSADALATRMNSADSEYLVTCDGYYRRGDPLDHLKKANEGLGGVDHDVQGVVVAERLMDGDGFGHGYTKNQHSYADLVAAHEGATVDPVERDAEDMLFLMYTSGTTGMPKGVKHTTGGYLAWAAWTSQAVLDIKPEDTYFCSADIGWITGHSYIVYGPLALGTTTMMYEGTPDYPERDRLWEIIEEYEATQLYTAPTAIRAFMKWGSQFPEGHDLSSLRLLGTVGEPINPRAWKWYYQHIGDEECPVVDTWWQTETGGMMITGLPALKKMKPGSAGPPLPGLDVRIVDTKGEQVEAGRAGYLTVQKPWPGMLRTLYKNDERFIEEYWAEYSDTESSDAADWVYFPEDGAKIDDEGYITVLGRVDDVINVSGHRLGTMEIESAIVGVEGVAEAAVVGGEHDIKGEAVYAYVILEDGFEGDDEMSAAIVEGVEDAIGPIARPEQVVFTPELPKTRSGKIMRRLLEQIANEEELGDTTTLRNPEIVEDIQEQVQSD; encoded by the coding sequence ATGTCAGAAGGTGACGCGGAACTCGAGGCACGGTTGGCAGAGCAGGAGGAGTTCGAACCGCCGGAAGCGTTCGTCGAGCAGGCGAACGTCTCAGACCCTGACATCTACGACGAGTTCGAGGAGAACTGGCCCGACTGCTGGGAGAGCGCGGCCGACCTCCTCGACTGGTACGAGGGCTACGACCAGGTGCTGGACGACTCGAACCCACCCTTCTACGAGTGGTTCACGGGCGGGAAGCTGAACGTCTCACACAACTGTCTGGACCGCCACCTCGACGAGCGGGGCGACGAGGCCGCCATCGAGTGGGTCGGCGAGCCCGTCGAAGAGGACGACATCACCTACACCTACGAGGAACTGCACCGCGAGGTCAACGAGTTCGCGGCCGCGCTGAAGGAGATGGGCGTCGGCGAGGACGACGTCGTGACGATGTACATGCCGATGATTCCCGAACTGCCCATCGCCATGCTCGCCTGTGCGCGCATCGGCGCGCCGCACTCGGTGGTGTTCGCGGGCTTCTCCGCGGACGCGCTGGCGACGCGGATGAACTCGGCGGACTCGGAGTATCTCGTCACGTGCGACGGCTACTACCGCCGCGGCGACCCGCTCGACCACCTGAAGAAGGCGAACGAGGGGCTCGGTGGCGTCGACCACGACGTCCAGGGCGTCGTGGTCGCCGAGCGCCTGATGGACGGCGACGGCTTCGGACACGGCTACACGAAGAACCAGCACAGCTACGCCGACCTCGTCGCCGCCCACGAAGGCGCGACGGTCGACCCCGTCGAGCGGGACGCCGAGGACATGCTCTTTCTCATGTACACCTCGGGGACGACGGGGATGCCCAAGGGCGTGAAACACACCACCGGCGGCTACCTCGCGTGGGCGGCGTGGACCTCCCAGGCCGTCCTCGACATCAAGCCCGAGGACACGTACTTCTGTTCGGCCGACATCGGCTGGATTACCGGGCACTCGTACATCGTCTACGGCCCGCTCGCGCTGGGCACGACGACGATGATGTACGAGGGCACGCCCGACTACCCCGAGCGCGACCGCCTCTGGGAGATCATCGAGGAGTACGAGGCGACACAGCTGTACACCGCGCCCACGGCCATCCGGGCGTTCATGAAGTGGGGGAGCCAGTTCCCCGAGGGACACGACCTCTCCAGCCTCCGCCTGCTCGGCACGGTGGGTGAGCCCATCAACCCGCGCGCGTGGAAGTGGTACTACCAGCACATCGGCGACGAGGAGTGTCCCGTCGTCGACACGTGGTGGCAGACCGAGACGGGCGGCATGATGATCACGGGCCTGCCGGCGCTCAAGAAGATGAAGCCCGGCAGCGCCGGCCCGCCGCTTCCCGGGCTGGACGTGCGCATCGTCGACACCAAGGGTGAGCAGGTCGAGGCCGGTCGCGCCGGCTACCTCACGGTGCAGAAGCCGTGGCCCGGCATGCTCCGAACCCTGTACAAGAACGACGAGCGTTTCATCGAGGAGTACTGGGCCGAGTACTCCGACACCGAGTCGTCGGACGCCGCGGACTGGGTCTACTTCCCCGAGGACGGCGCGAAGATCGACGACGAGGGCTACATCACGGTGCTGGGTCGCGTCGACGACGTCATCAACGTCTCCGGCCACCGGCTGGGGACGATGGAGATCGAGTCGGCAATCGTCGGCGTCGAGGGCGTCGCCGAGGCGGCCGTCGTCGGCGGTGAACACGACATCAAGGGCGAGGCGGTGTACGCCTACGTCATCCTCGAGGACGGCTTCGAGGGCGACGACGAGATGAGCGCGGCCATCGTCGAGGGTGTCGAGGACGCTATCGGCCCCATCGCACGACCCGAGCAGGTCGTCTTCACGCCCGAACTCCCCAAGACGCGGTCGGGGAAGATCATGCGCCGCCTCCTCGAACAGATCGCCAACGAGGAGGAACTCGGCGACACGACGACGCTACGCAACCCCGAGATCGTCGAGGACATCCAAGAGCAGGTCCAGAGCGACTGA
- a CDS encoding acyl-CoA mutase large subunit family protein: MYDEDDLDEIRASRDEWEAETRDPTIDRFGERKERFATVSNHAVDDLYTPADVADIDYDEDLGFPGEFPYTRGPYATMYRGRTWTMRQFAGFGTAQETNERFHYLIEHGQTGLSTAFDMPSLMGKDSDDPLSDGEVGKEGVAVDTLRDMEVLFDGIDIADVTTSFTINPSAPVIYAMYVALADQRGVPREEIDGTLQNDMLKEFIAQKEWVIPPEPSLKLVTDTVEFAAQETPKFSPISISGYHIREAGSTAIQELAFTLADGFAYVEDAVDRGLAVDEFAPQLSFFFNSHNSIFEEVAKFRAGRRIYARVMDEWYDAERPESKRLKFHTQTAGQSLTAQQPLNNIVRVTIQALAGVLGGTQSLHTNSYDEALALPGEEAVRVALRTQQIIAEESGAADVIDPLGGSFFVESLTEEVEAEAMAYLEEIREMGDGSVRDGVLDGIQQGYFHREIQDASYEYQERVEDGEEVVVGVNKYTMDEDTRPDLLHVSEEVQERQLTRLEEVKAERDEAAVEEALDAVREATENEENVMPALVDAVKAYATMGEIMQVFETQYGQYRETVGLV, from the coding sequence ATGTACGACGAGGACGACCTCGACGAGATCCGTGCCTCACGCGACGAGTGGGAAGCAGAGACGCGTGACCCGACCATCGACCGCTTCGGCGAGCGCAAGGAGCGCTTCGCGACCGTCTCGAACCACGCTGTCGACGACCTGTACACCCCCGCGGACGTGGCGGACATCGACTACGACGAGGACCTCGGCTTCCCGGGCGAGTTCCCGTACACGCGCGGCCCGTACGCGACGATGTACCGTGGACGGACGTGGACGATGCGGCAGTTCGCCGGCTTCGGGACGGCCCAGGAGACGAACGAGCGCTTCCACTACCTCATCGAACACGGCCAGACCGGGCTGTCGACGGCGTTCGATATGCCCTCGCTGATGGGGAAAGACTCCGACGACCCGCTCTCAGACGGCGAGGTCGGGAAGGAGGGGGTCGCCGTCGACACGCTCCGTGACATGGAGGTCCTCTTCGACGGCATCGACATCGCCGACGTGACCACGTCGTTCACCATCAACCCCTCCGCCCCGGTCATCTACGCGATGTACGTGGCACTCGCGGACCAGCGCGGCGTCCCGCGCGAAGAGATCGACGGCACCCTCCAGAACGACATGCTGAAGGAGTTCATCGCACAGAAAGAGTGGGTCATCCCGCCGGAGCCCTCGCTGAAGCTCGTGACGGACACGGTGGAGTTCGCCGCCCAGGAGACGCCGAAGTTCAGCCCCATCTCCATCTCGGGGTATCACATCCGCGAGGCCGGCTCGACGGCGATTCAGGAACTCGCGTTCACGCTCGCCGACGGGTTCGCCTACGTCGAGGACGCCGTCGACAGAGGCCTGGCCGTCGACGAGTTCGCGCCGCAACTGTCCTTCTTCTTCAACTCACACAACTCCATCTTCGAGGAGGTGGCGAAGTTCCGCGCGGGCCGGCGCATCTACGCCCGCGTGATGGACGAGTGGTACGACGCCGAGCGGCCCGAGTCGAAGCGGCTGAAGTTCCACACCCAGACGGCGGGACAGTCGCTCACGGCCCAGCAGCCGCTGAACAACATCGTCCGGGTGACGATTCAGGCGCTCGCGGGCGTCCTCGGCGGGACACAGAGCCTCCACACCAACTCCTACGACGAGGCGCTCGCGCTCCCGGGTGAGGAGGCCGTCCGCGTCGCCCTCCGGACCCAGCAGATCATCGCCGAAGAGAGCGGCGCGGCCGACGTCATCGACCCGCTCGGGGGTTCGTTCTTCGTCGAGTCGCTCACCGAGGAGGTGGAGGCCGAGGCGATGGCCTACCTCGAGGAGATCCGCGAGATGGGCGACGGCTCCGTCCGCGACGGCGTGTTGGATGGAATCCAGCAGGGCTACTTCCACCGCGAAATCCAGGACGCCTCCTATGAGTATCAAGAACGGGTCGAAGACGGCGAGGAAGTCGTCGTCGGGGTCAACAAGTACACGATGGACGAGGACACCCGCCCCGACCTGCTGCACGTCTCCGAGGAGGTCCAAGAACGCCAGCTCACGCGGCTCGAGGAGGTCAAGGCCGAACGCGACGAGGCGGCCGTCGAGGAGGCGCTCGACGCCGTCCGTGAGGCGACGGAGAACGAGGAGAACGTGATGCCCGCGCTCGTCGACGCGGTGAAGGCCTACGCGACGATGGGCGAGATAATGCAGGTGTTCGAGACGCAGTACGGCCAGTACCGCGAGACGGTCGGACTGGTCTGA
- a CDS encoding GNAT family N-acetyltransferase, with the protein MDIRQATADDVAEIRRVARESLAESYGHALDHDLIDSVIERWYDSADLADDLAAEDTYFVVAEDDGELVGFVQSYVVSRREVVGEIDWLHVAPDHRGRGIGAELLAALEDELLGAGVERLEGAVLVANEMGTEFYDDHGFTAAGERIINISGKEFAERVYVKFPDPGEYDGDLEERAVNGRTVYVAHDETVRGSGGVFHAMYLDTDREERYGWACSCGNTGVVMDTMERLECGACGNRSKATRWDAAYL; encoded by the coding sequence ATGGACATCCGTCAGGCAACGGCCGACGACGTTGCAGAGATACGGCGTGTCGCACGCGAATCGCTCGCGGAATCGTACGGGCACGCGCTGGACCACGACCTCATCGACTCCGTCATCGAGCGCTGGTACGACTCGGCGGACCTCGCCGACGACCTCGCGGCCGAGGATACCTACTTCGTCGTCGCCGAGGACGACGGCGAACTCGTCGGCTTCGTCCAGAGCTACGTCGTCTCCCGGCGCGAGGTCGTCGGCGAGATCGACTGGCTCCACGTCGCCCCCGACCACCGCGGTCGAGGCATCGGCGCGGAGTTGCTGGCGGCGCTGGAGGACGAACTCCTCGGCGCGGGCGTCGAGCGACTCGAGGGGGCCGTCCTCGTCGCCAACGAGATGGGAACGGAGTTCTACGACGACCACGGCTTCACGGCCGCGGGCGAACGGATCATCAACATCAGTGGGAAGGAGTTCGCCGAGCGCGTGTACGTCAAGTTCCCCGACCCCGGCGAGTACGACGGCGACCTCGAGGAGCGGGCCGTCAACGGTCGGACGGTGTACGTCGCACACGACGAGACCGTCCGTGGCTCCGGCGGCGTCTTCCACGCGATGTATCTGGACACCGACCGCGAGGAACGCTACGGCTGGGCGTGTTCGTGCGGGAACACGGGCGTCGTCATGGACACCATGGAACGCCTCGAGTGCGGTGCGTGCGGGAATCGGAGCAAGGCGACCCGGTGGGACGCGGCTTACCTCTGA
- a CDS encoding AAA family ATPase has product MATGVVLAIAGAKGGVGKTTTSINLSAVLAEVGHDVVLVELDLAMANVGDFLDLDVRLEHGRDPTLHEVLADAASVADATYEAPGGFDVVPSGATLQGFANANIDAAADVVREVRAAYDVVVLDTGAGLGAETVLPLSLADETVLVSSPRVASVRDTKKTRDLVRHVGGSVAGVVFIKSGSGRSPGVDRIADFLSVDLLGHVPEDTAVASAQDVGRPVVVARGDSDAAAAYRALGSRIHERVGTLKAANTRDEEQAAMVDAGGPDDTALSTGDENDADGFSFVDGDAGSDDGDDAGTTAADPPDAPSVGVEAANGQTAATATTNGTTVDRSPELSGDETRRQTDDDSARTRRGRRRVQRADDDHAPAGATDDEIAARLESIETDGDGQSDDADGASDREGEADRPQGHEPQEHTGRHASNGRHTEDEDRSPEESLTLADGPAEPQPEDESWGSKQSATKRFIDRAIDLVDRRTD; this is encoded by the coding sequence ATGGCTACTGGAGTGGTCCTCGCAATCGCGGGGGCGAAAGGGGGGGTCGGAAAGACCACGACCAGTATCAACCTCAGCGCGGTGTTGGCGGAGGTCGGTCACGACGTCGTCCTCGTCGAACTCGACCTGGCGATGGCGAACGTCGGCGACTTCCTCGACCTCGACGTGCGCCTCGAACACGGCCGCGACCCGACGCTGCACGAGGTGCTGGCGGACGCCGCGAGCGTGGCCGACGCCACCTACGAGGCCCCCGGCGGCTTCGACGTGGTGCCGAGCGGGGCGACGCTCCAGGGGTTCGCGAACGCGAACATCGACGCGGCCGCCGACGTCGTCCGAGAGGTTCGTGCGGCCTACGACGTGGTGGTCCTCGACACCGGAGCGGGGCTGGGTGCCGAGACGGTCCTCCCTCTCTCGCTCGCGGACGAGACGGTGTTGGTCTCGTCACCGCGCGTCGCGTCCGTCCGCGACACGAAGAAGACGCGCGACTTGGTCCGACACGTCGGCGGGAGCGTCGCCGGCGTCGTCTTCATCAAGTCCGGGAGCGGTCGGTCACCCGGCGTCGACCGCATCGCCGACTTCCTCTCCGTGGACCTGCTCGGACACGTCCCGGAGGACACCGCCGTCGCGAGCGCACAGGACGTGGGACGGCCGGTCGTCGTCGCCAGAGGGGACAGCGACGCCGCGGCGGCGTACCGGGCCCTCGGCTCTCGCATCCACGAGCGCGTCGGGACGCTCAAGGCGGCCAACACGCGCGACGAAGAGCAAGCGGCGATGGTCGACGCCGGGGGACCAGACGACACGGCGCTCTCGACGGGCGACGAGAACGACGCCGACGGGTTCAGCTTCGTCGACGGGGACGCGGGGAGCGACGACGGTGACGACGCGGGGACCACAGCCGCCGACCCGCCGGACGCACCGAGCGTCGGGGTGGAGGCCGCGAACGGACAGACGGCCGCGACCGCCACGACGAACGGGACCACGGTCGACCGGTCACCCGAGCTCTCTGGCGACGAGACCAGACGACAGACGGACGACGACTCGGCCCGGACGCGACGGGGGAGGAGACGCGTCCAGCGAGCGGACGACGACCACGCGCCGGCCGGGGCGACCGACGACGAGATCGCGGCCCGACTCGAATCCATCGAGACCGACGGAGACGGTCAGTCGGACGACGCGGACGGAGCAAGCGACCGGGAGGGCGAAGCCGACCGACCGCAGGGTCACGAACCGCAGGAACACACCGGTCGGCACGCGAGTAACGGTCGGCACACGGAAGACGAGGACCGCTCGCCCGAGGAGTCGCTCACGCTGGCTGACGGGCCGGCGGAGCCGCAACCGGAAGACGAGTCGTGGGGGTCGAAGCAGTCGGCTACGAAGCGGTTCATCGACCGGGCGATCGACCTCGTCGACCGACGGACCGACTGA
- a CDS encoding HalOD1 output domain-containing protein, whose translation MVSPPDIRPPDSDRLLQYEVSVEESLSDAVLRAAGTLLDDLTSVRPLSSVIDVESIDTLFDHRRDAESGSDTRVIAFVAWDLQFVVTASTIEVYEADTPLE comes from the coding sequence ATGGTGTCTCCTCCCGATATCCGCCCACCCGACTCGGACCGCCTCTTGCAGTACGAGGTGTCGGTGGAGGAGTCGCTCAGCGACGCGGTGTTGCGCGCCGCTGGAACGCTCCTCGACGACCTCACGTCGGTCCGGCCCCTGTCGTCGGTCATCGACGTCGAATCGATCGATACCCTCTTCGACCACCGTCGCGACGCCGAGAGCGGGTCGGACACACGCGTCATCGCGTTCGTCGCCTGGGACCTCCAGTTCGTCGTCACCGCGAGCACCATCGAAGTGTACGAGGCGGACACGCCGCTCGAGTGA